A segment of the Microscilla marina ATCC 23134 genome:
CTGAGGTAAAAGAAACTCCTTATTTGGGGGTGAGCACTGTTAAAAACGGCAAAACACTGAAGATTACGGCTATCAGAAAAGACTCACCTGCTTATCACCAGGGGTTGAATGTACACGACGAGATTTTGAGTATAGACGATGCCAAGGTAAAAGATGTGGCAAAGCTGATAGAAAATTATGAGGTGGGTAATGAGCTAAAGGTGAAAATAAGGCGAGATGGCAACATCAAGAAGTTTTTGATTAAACTGGGCAGCAACCCACACGTGACTTACAAAATAAAAATGCAAAAAAGCAGAACAGCTGCCCAGAAAAAAGCCTATAAAAAATGGTTGAGAAAGTAGCCGCAACGAATGAGGTAAGGGTATGTTTAAGTTCTAATAGAAGGTTTGTTTGTGGGTAGGTTATGGTAAGCTTTTGGGTATTGATGCTATGAGTAGGGTTAACTCATTCATCATAGGTTAGTTATGCTCACTGTTTAGTTGCATTTAATGTTATCTTAGTACTAAATTAGCAATGCTTGAGCATTACTCACAAACAATCATCATTAAAAAAATATTTTTTATATGTTATTCTAACAAAAAAAAATCATAGCTTCATTATTCATTTGATATTCCCCTATCTTTGACAAATGGCACATTTTGCCACACAGTCAATAACTGCCGTCTAAGACGAGCACAATTAAAAATTAAACAAAGAAGTATCTCTATAAACTTATGTCTGGTATTGCTGGCTTTTTTTCACCCAACACATTTTTTTCAGAAACCGACCTTCAGCAAATGGCTGCCCCCCTTCAAAAAAGAGGCGCTCAAAGCAGTCATCATTATTATGAGGAAGGATTGGGGCTGATTCATCAAAGACTTAGTTTTGTAGACAAGTCGCCCGAAGCCCAACAACCCATGCAATCGCACAATGGGCGTTTTGTAATGGTGATGGATGGGCAGGCATACAACCACCACGAAATAGCCAGAGGGTTTTCAAACGAACAGTTCAACACTACCTCGGATGCTGAAATTATTCTGGAAAATTTTGTAGAGAAAAACATCCGTTCTATCTACCAAATCAACGGCATGTTTGCCGCAGCCACTTATGATCGAGAAGAAAAAGTGTTGTCGTTGTTTAGAGACCGGGTAGGTATCAAACCTTTGTTCTATTACTGGGACGAAGAAAACTTTGCGTTTGCGTCTGAACTGCATGCCTTGCTAAAGCTGCCCCAAATAAAGCGTAGGTTGAACAAAAAAGCGGTGGCGGAGTTTCTGCATTTGGGCTATATACCTGCGCCCCATACACTTTACAAACATATTTTTAAGCTGGAACCAGGAAGTTGGCTCAGGATACAAGACAAAAACCTGATTGTAAAAAAATATTGGACTGTAGCCGACAAAATCTACGAGCCTAAGTTGCGTAGCCGGTTGCCCTACCTTAATACAGAAGCCAACGCGCTCAAGCATTTTGAAAAAATACTGTTGGAATCGTTAGAACAACGTACCCCCACCACTGCTACGTATGGAACCTGGCTAGACCACCATCCCGAATCGTGCCTGCTCACAGCATTGCTGGCAAAGCAAAAAGGCAATGACTTTCCTACACTTTCGGTGGCTTACCCAAAAACCAAAAATAATGAACCTAGGAACGCCGTAAAAGTAGCCGAACATCTGAAAACCAACCACGAAGAGATTTCGGTGTCCTTTGACGACATTCGTAGTTTTGTAAACTCACTGCCCGAAAAGTTTCAAGAACCCGTAGCTGATTTCAATCAATTTACCTATACATTGCTGGGGCAAAAGAGCAAAGAAGTAGCCGAGGTAATAATGACAGCACAAGGAGCCGATGCTTTGTTTTTTGGCAATGGTACCCACCATTGGGCGCAAAGGCTGGATAGTAGCTGGATAAAAACTATCAGAAAGCCTTATGCTTATTTGCTCAAAATAAATAAGTCGACCAAAGCCCGCAAAGCCAGTGCCTTGCTCAACTACTCACACAAAGACGACCTGCTAAGCCACGTATATTCGCAAGAGCACCTGCTCTTCTCAAAAAGAGAGTTGCCCTCGTTGTTGTCGTCTTATACCCCCATATCGCCTTACCCTGTGATAGACGATGCATCGCTTACACCGCTCGAACAACAAGCCCTGTTTGATATTAACTATGACCTGCCAGGCAACTCATTGTTTTTGCTCGACCAGGCACTCATGTCAAATACGGTAGAAGCCCGCACCCCTCTGCTCGACTTTCGCATCATAGAGTTTGCCATCAACCTAAACCCCCAACTCAAATACCGGGGAGCCCAACCCAAATATTTGGTAAAACAATTGCTGCAAAAGTTTGTGCCCGAAAAACTGTGGGCAAAGCAAAAGCTAGAACAAACCCCTATGTTGGCACAATGGATGGAGAAGGAATTAGATGATTACCTCAACGAAAAGATAGTAAAAGAGTGTGGTGTGGTAGAGTTTGAAGTAGTACAACAGCTCAAAGAACAGTTTAAAAAAGGGCACACATACTTGTATAATCGCTTATGGGCACTTACAATATTGCACGTATTTTTGAGTAACGCTATTGCACAAGGAATGGAGGTGGAGTAGCTTTTCTGTTCTTCGCTGGGAGTTAGCCTTTAGCTTTTCTGTTCTTCGCTGGGGGTAGCTTTTAGCCTTTCTGTCCTTCGCGGAGTTGAGTCTTTAGTCTTTCTGTTCTTCGCAGGAGGTAGCCGTTAGCTTTTTCTTGCTTTCGCAAATATGATAGTTACTAATCGTCGCCAAACAAAGGCTAACAGCTAAAGGCTAATCGTAACCCAAAAAAAACTACTAACAAAACAACTTAACTGTATGTGCGGCATCACAGGTTTTTACACGCTTTCGCGGAAATGGTCGCAAGACCAACTAAAGAGCATGACGCAGGCTCTGAAACATCGGGGACCTGACGCAGACGGTTTTTTCTTTGGTCAACGCTGTGGTTTAGGGCATCGTAGGCTCAAAATCATCGACTTGTCTGATGCAGCCAACCAACCCATGCACAGCCACGATCAGCGTTACACGATGGTGTTTAATGGAGAGGTATACAACTTTCAGGAAATTGCCAGAAAATACCAGCTTTCGCTGAAAACCAAGACCGATTCGGAGGTGATTTTAGAGCTGTTTGCTCAAAAAGGCGAAAAGTTTGTGCACGAGCTCAACGGCATGTTTGCTTTGGCCATTTACGACCACAAAACACATTCGCTGTGGATATACCGCGACCGAATGGGAATCAAACCTTTGTTTTATTATTGGGATGGTGAAAATTTTGCTTTTGCCTCTGAAACCAAAGCCTTGCTCGCGTTGGGCATCGACCGAACTATTAACAAAGAAGCCTTGCAAGATTACCTGTTTATGGAGTATGTGCCTGACCATCAGTCTATTTTTAAGCACATTCATAAACTCGAAAAAGGGCATTATATGAAAATAAGCCCTAAAAAACTGGAGAAAACACGCTACTACAACTTGCTTGACAAATGGAACCCTTCTCCCGCCCACGACTTAAACTATTATACCGAGGCATTCGACGAGCAACTCACCCGCTCTATAGCCTACCGCTCTATAAGCGATGTACCCATGGGAGCTTTCCTGAGTGGAGGCACTGACTCGTCGCTCATCAGTGCCAAGTTTCAACAACTCTCACCACAAAGCATCAAAACCTTCACCATAGGCTTCGACGTGGCAAGCTTCGACGAATCGGCTTACGCCCAAAAGGTAGCCAAACACTTGCAAACCCAGCACACCCTAGAGCGGGCATCTGCCAAAGAGTCTATAGGCATTGTAGAAGAACTGGTGAGCCACTACGATGAGCCTTTTGCGGCAAATTCGTGCATCCCCAGCCTGTTGGTTTGCCAAAAAGCCCGCAACGAGGTAACCGTAGCCCTCAGCGGCGATGGTGCCGATGAGTTGTTCATGGGCTATGGTTATTACTATTGGCATGAGCGTATCCAGAAAATATCGAAGTATGGAGGCTACCCGGCCCGCAAGCTTACCAGCAAGGTGTTGAGCTGGATGGATCAACGCAAACAGCGGGCAGCACGGGTTTTTAATTACAGCGATTTTGAGCGAATATGGCTACACGTATGGTCGCAAGAACAATACATGTTTTCGGAACAAGAGGTTTCGTGGCTGCTCAATACCCCCTACCAACACCAAAGCACTTGGAAAGACTGGCAAGAGATCAATCAGTTGGACATTCACCCTTTCGAAAAAATATCCTTGTTTGACCTCATGCACTATTTGCCCTATAATTTACTTTACAAAATGGACATTGCTTCCATGGCATCGGCACTGGAGGTAAGGGTTCCTTATTTAGACCATCATTTGGTAGAGTTTGCCATGAATTTGCCCTTGAATATGAAGGTACAGGCAGGTGAACAAAAGTTTTTGATGAAAAAAACGCTGGAAAAGTATTTGCCCAAAGAGCTGATTTATCGTCAAAAATGGGGGTTTCCGGCTCCAGTGGGCGATTGGCTCAAAACAGACCTGGCTTATTTGATTGACAAGTATTTAAATCCCACTTTGCTTAAGCAACAAGGCTTGTTTGATCCTCATGTAGTGCAGCGCTTTGTAAAACTCTTTAAAAAAGGCAAAAATTATCATTATAAAAGAATCTGGGCATTGATCGTGTTTCAGATGTGGTATGCGTATTATATAGACTAGTTTTTGTTCTTTGCGGGGGGTGGCTTTTAGCTTTTTTGTTCTTCGCTGGAGTAGCCGTTAGCCTTTCTGTTCTTCGCTGAGTTGAGCCTTTAGCTTTTTTGTTCTTCGCGGAGGTTAGCTGTTAGCCTTTTCGTGCTTTCGCAAATATGATAGTTACTAATCGTCGCTCAACAAAAAGCTAACTTACAAACATCCAAACAAAGGCTAAAAGCTAACAGCTAAAGGCTAATCGTCGCTCAACAAAAAACTAACTTACAAACAGCCAAACAAAGGCTAAAAGCTAATCATAGCTCAACAAAAAACTAACTTACAAACAGCCAAACAAAGGCTAAAAGCTAATCATAGCTCAAAAAAAGGCTAAAAGCTAAGGGCTCTACATAGTTCAAAAAAAGCTAAAGGCTCCACGTAACAAAAGCCAACTAAAAACAACCGACTCATATATGAAAATACTCTACCTCTCTTATGATGGAATGACCGACCCGCTTGGGCAATCGCAAGTGTTGCCTTACTTGCTGGAACTGAGCAAAATGGGGCATCAGATTACCTTACTAAGCACCGAAAAAGAAGCCAACTTTGCTTTGAGGCACCAAACCATCCAAAACTTGCTTACTGAGCACCAAGCAAATCACCCTGAAGCTGCTATAGACTGGCAGTATATCACTTATACTAAAAAACCACCCGTGCTTTCCACCTTAAAAGACATCATGCAACTGCGTAAAAAAGCCAGACAATTGCATCAACAAAAACAGTTTGATATTATCCATTGTCGAAGCTACGTAACTTCATTGATAGGGCTGGGCATGAAGAAGAAATATGGGACAAAGTTTGTATTCGACATGCGCGGTTTTTGGGCAGACGAACGGGTAGACGGGGGCTTGTGGAACTTGGGCAATCCTTTGTTTCGTGGGGTGTACAATTATTTTAAGAAAAAAGAAAAGCAGTTTTTAACAGCAGCCGATTATACCATTAGCCTGACCGAAAACGCCAAGCAAGAGATTCAGAACTGGCCTGGGTTTAGGCAAACCAAAATTGAGGTAATTCCGTGCTGTGTCGACACCCAATTGTTTGACTACAATGCCTTGCCTTCTCCTACCATGGCTGACCCATTGAAGCCCATTACTATTTCTTACCTGGGATCTATTGGCACTTGGTATATGCTAGAAGAAATGCTGGCTTTTTACCAGCGTTTGTTAAAGGCAGCCCCTGCTGCCCGGTTTATGTTTATCACCACCGAACCCGCCGAAGCAATTTA
Coding sequences within it:
- the asnB gene encoding asparagine synthase (glutamine-hydrolyzing), giving the protein MCGITGFYTLSRKWSQDQLKSMTQALKHRGPDADGFFFGQRCGLGHRRLKIIDLSDAANQPMHSHDQRYTMVFNGEVYNFQEIARKYQLSLKTKTDSEVILELFAQKGEKFVHELNGMFALAIYDHKTHSLWIYRDRMGIKPLFYYWDGENFAFASETKALLALGIDRTINKEALQDYLFMEYVPDHQSIFKHIHKLEKGHYMKISPKKLEKTRYYNLLDKWNPSPAHDLNYYTEAFDEQLTRSIAYRSISDVPMGAFLSGGTDSSLISAKFQQLSPQSIKTFTIGFDVASFDESAYAQKVAKHLQTQHTLERASAKESIGIVEELVSHYDEPFAANSCIPSLLVCQKARNEVTVALSGDGADELFMGYGYYYWHERIQKISKYGGYPARKLTSKVLSWMDQRKQRAARVFNYSDFERIWLHVWSQEQYMFSEQEVSWLLNTPYQHQSTWKDWQEINQLDIHPFEKISLFDLMHYLPYNLLYKMDIASMASALEVRVPYLDHHLVEFAMNLPLNMKVQAGEQKFLMKKTLEKYLPKELIYRQKWGFPAPVGDWLKTDLAYLIDKYLNPTLLKQQGLFDPHVVQRFVKLFKKGKNYHYKRIWALIVFQMWYAYYID
- the asnB gene encoding asparagine synthase (glutamine-hydrolyzing): MSGIAGFFSPNTFFSETDLQQMAAPLQKRGAQSSHHYYEEGLGLIHQRLSFVDKSPEAQQPMQSHNGRFVMVMDGQAYNHHEIARGFSNEQFNTTSDAEIILENFVEKNIRSIYQINGMFAAATYDREEKVLSLFRDRVGIKPLFYYWDEENFAFASELHALLKLPQIKRRLNKKAVAEFLHLGYIPAPHTLYKHIFKLEPGSWLRIQDKNLIVKKYWTVADKIYEPKLRSRLPYLNTEANALKHFEKILLESLEQRTPTTATYGTWLDHHPESCLLTALLAKQKGNDFPTLSVAYPKTKNNEPRNAVKVAEHLKTNHEEISVSFDDIRSFVNSLPEKFQEPVADFNQFTYTLLGQKSKEVAEVIMTAQGADALFFGNGTHHWAQRLDSSWIKTIRKPYAYLLKINKSTKARKASALLNYSHKDDLLSHVYSQEHLLFSKRELPSLLSSYTPISPYPVIDDASLTPLEQQALFDINYDLPGNSLFLLDQALMSNTVEARTPLLDFRIIEFAINLNPQLKYRGAQPKYLVKQLLQKFVPEKLWAKQKLEQTPMLAQWMEKELDDYLNEKIVKECGVVEFEVVQQLKEQFKKGHTYLYNRLWALTILHVFLSNAIAQGMEVE
- a CDS encoding glycosyltransferase, whose protein sequence is MKILYLSYDGMTDPLGQSQVLPYLLELSKMGHQITLLSTEKEANFALRHQTIQNLLTEHQANHPEAAIDWQYITYTKKPPVLSTLKDIMQLRKKARQLHQQKQFDIIHCRSYVTSLIGLGMKKKYGTKFVFDMRGFWADERVDGGLWNLGNPLFRGVYNYFKKKEKQFLTAADYTISLTENAKQEIQNWPGFRQTKIEVIPCCVDTQLFDYNALPSPTMADPLKPITISYLGSIGTWYMLEEMLAFYQRLLKAAPAARFMFITTEPAEAIYQQAEKMELPAHQISVQKAERKQVPGLLAQSDVSIFFIKPYYSKKASSATKMGEILAMGIPIIANANVGDHDFLFEKYSCGVLVDGFDEALLDKAVAQIKEMQRIAPQDLRNVAIEYYSLKKGVNLYAKVYEQVK